Proteins co-encoded in one Ooceraea biroi isolate clonal line C1 chromosome 9, Obir_v5.4, whole genome shotgun sequence genomic window:
- the LOC105276279 gene encoding dynein regulatory complex protein 1, which yields MNNKHSEFAEDAEEPSITSSDPNERKLARRLRVQQRLEALTKKRDTEDEEIAERTLTENQILASSELLASLLAEGDEVVSCVRLANDARELQRRKEEQEIRKALLKTLEEDDQECMRKYKEINERWSSILASKDPLDIHAEMESQNARCMEIMARKDAVIAELQQELENADLKFLNDQKTQNEDIDLLVDRMDSQINAMTKACHRELSLIDNAIESERKMLLENIKEKWEALYKKLQEDNLSGLDRRKDIMREYEEEMKKVMIEHQEEFRAQKISLELEIQKLQQEVQNTKALCFMNIEKLDYSYAVLKRREDENAIVKNQQKRRINKLQDIVNALKKEYAQLEESTRLEIQKLTDQVVKAHRNILDLMEKSSRFAVINDKKYLQIWDMNAKIANQLLGKILNADEIMYEQALRLEWNPPEKGLLKKEDLPSYLSTVHAIEEENRMADERRIICKSYKPASTIEGINLERRLLNHIIKHIADQCDYLIENKLLELLLPYTTNDQLIVRLDNVFQALKINSEQELGFLLNFFLPYAYCSTCTEDVSGPISDKSLSPSETSIEQSDICGVSEEFTADEAKLIAAVKEAIRDEKSSTPSNDVSISLDRSPQSSLTETLLPIAECTSTSFASISDIAKDDDRMQRHLLCDKGHLLEIEATFVTRALREFVERYHFVRLEEMPQTFQEKLTNRKKIISRNMAIEDVTSYWMQYSEIFSAKRERLWDGLLIGLKKYHGILKERDHLNIEMESLRKQNAELRRLLKTYIVQPECSGSSRSDEKSVCEVIK from the exons atgaataacAAACATTCCGAGTTTGCGGAAGATGCGGAGGAGCCATCCATTACGTCGTCGGATCCAAATGAGCGGAAATTAGCGCGCCGACTTCGTGTTCAGCAGCGTCTCGAAGCACTAACTAA AAAAAGAGACACCGAAGATGAAGAAATTGCGGAGAGGACGCTTACTGAGAACCAGATACTTGCCAGTTCTGAACTCTTGGCAAGCTTATTAGCGGAAGGAGACGAAGTG GTATCTTGCGTGAGACTTGCAAATGACGCCAGAGAATTACAGCGACGGAAGGAGGAGCAGGAAATCAGGAAAGCATTGTTGAAGACGCTCGAGGAAGACGATCAGGAATGCATGAGAAAGTACAAGGAAATAAATGAGAGATGGTCGAGTATCCTCGCTTCCAAAGACCCATTAGATATACACGCGGAGATGGAATCGCAAAATGCCAGGTGCATGGAAATCATGGCGAGAAAAGACGCCGTCATCGCGGAGTTGCAGCAGGAATTGGAAAATGCCGACCTTAAGTTCCTCAATGATCAGAAAACCCAGAATGAAGATATCGATTTATTGGTCGACAGAATGGACAGTCAG ATAAATGCCATGACTAAGGCTTGCCATCGCGAATTATCGCTTATCGATAACGCAATTGAATCGGAGCGTAAAATGCTACTAGAAAACATCAAAGAAAAATGGGAGGCGTTGTATAAAAAGTTGCAAGAGGACAATCTGTCGGGATTGGACAGGCGGAAAGACATAATGCGCGAATACGAGGAGGAAATGAAGAAAGTGATGATCGAGCATCAAGAAGAATTTCGAGCTCAAAAGATCAGTCTTGAACTTGAGATACAGAAGCTTCAGCAGGAAGTGCAGAACACGAAAGCACTGTGTTTTAtgaatatcgaaaaattagATTACAGCTACGCCGTGCTCAAACGACGGGAAGACGAAAATGCTATAGTAAAAAATcaacaaaaaagaagaattaatAA ACTTCAAGATATTGTTAACGCTTTGAAGAAAGAATATGCGCAATTGGAAGAGAGCACGAGACTCgagatacaaaaattaaccGACCAGGTTGTAAAGGCGCACAGAAATATTTTGGACTTGATGGAGAAGTCGAGTCGTTTTGCAGTCATTAATGACAAAAAATATCTGCAAATTTGGGACATGAACGCGAAAATCGCGAATCAATTGCTCGGCAAA ATTTTAAACGCGGACGAAATCATGTACGAGCAGGCGCTGCGTCTGGAGTGGAATCCGCCTGAGAAAGGCTTACTGAAAAAAGAAGACCTGCCCTCTTACCTCAGCACGGTGCACGCTATAGAAGAAG AAAACAGGATGGCCGACGAGAGAAGGATAATATGTAAATCTTACAAACCGGCGAGTACCATCGAGGGGATCAATCTCGAAAGACGATTATTGAATCATATTATAAAGCACATAGCCGATCAGTGCGATTATCTGATCGAGAATAAGTTGCTCGAGTTGCTTTTACCGTACACCACGAACGATCAGTTGATCGTACGATTAGATAACGTATTTCAG GcactaaaaattaattctgagCAAGAGCTCGGTTTTCTACTGAATTTTTTCCTGCCATATGCGTATTGCTCCACATGTACTGAGGACGTAAGCGGACCTATTTCTGACaaatctctttctccttcggAAACGAG tATTGAACAATCAGACATCTGCGGGGTTTCTGAGGAATTCACGGCAGACGAAGCTAAACTGATCGCCGCTGTGAAAGAGGCAATCCGTGACGAGAAATCGTCTACTCCTAGCAATGACGTGAGCATCAGTTTGGACAGGTCGCCTCAAAGCTCCCTGACCGAAACATTGCTCCCTATTGCGGAATGTACCTCAACTTCCTTTGCGTCTATTAGTGATATCGCTAAAG ATGATGATCGAATGCAACGGCACTTATTGTGCGATAAAGGACACTTGCTTGAAATTGAGGCTACGTTTGTTACTCGAGCTTTGCGGGAATTCGTGGAAAGATATCATTTTGTGAGATTGGAAGAAATGCCACAGACCTTCCAAGAAAAGCTAACAAATAGGAAGAAGATCATATCCCGAAATATGGCTATTGAAGATGTAACGAGTTATTGGATGCAATATAGCGAGATTTTCTCAGCGAAGAGGGAACGACTTTGGGATGGCTTATTAATCGGACTCAAAAAGTATCATGGGATATTAAAAGAACGAGATCACTTGAACATTGAAATGGAGTCTTTACGAAAGCAAAATGCAGAATTACGTcgtttattgaaaacatacatAGTCCAG CCCGAATGTAGCGGATCATCACGAAGCGATGAAAAATCCGTTTgtgaagtaataaaataa
- the LOC105276278 gene encoding zinc finger protein 346: protein MAVPSENVMDTNLDDPVTKAVVDNIMGNLPTKKPLVRCEDCDLSFTSQTVLDTHLQGARHAKQVRSKNIMATLEETKISFTKDEETNGLKCNVCNVCLNSIQQLQTHLNGSRHKKKLLRGEWDGKEVVTQGTSLAPSPGSAQQTGPTKGVSLSCNICNKFFNSPSQYSVHMNSDKHADKVKRFLNPNKKRYTPYWKKTKSNTTPKSHIQSLSNNFVSGGIAYQP from the exons ATGGCTGTACCGTCGGAAAACGTTATGGACACCAACCTCGATGATCCCGTAACGAAAGCGGTGGTTGATAATATAATGGGTAATTTGCCTACGAAAAAACCTCTCGTTCGCTGTGAAGACTGTGACCTTTCCTTCACAAGCCAAACAGTATTAGATACACACTTACAAGGTGCACGTCATGCTAAACAG GTAAGATCAAAGAACATAATGGCAACGCTGGAAGAAACAAAGATTTCATTTACAAAGGatgaagaaacaaatggacTAAAGTGCAATGTATGTAACGTGTGCCTGAACTCTATTCAACAGTTACAAACACATCTCAATG GAAGTcgtcataaaaagaaattattgagAG GTGAATGGGATGGCAAAGAGGTTGTCACCCAAGGCACTTCGTTGGCACCGTCACCTGGTAGCGCCCAGCAAACTGGTCCTACGAAAGGGGTTTCACTTTCCTGCAATATATGTAACAAGTTCTTCAACTCCCCGTCTCAATACAGTGTg CATATGAATTCGGACAAACATGCTGACAAAGTGAAGAGATTTTTGAATCCGAATAAGAAAAGATATACCCCGTActggaaaaaaacaaaatcaaaTACAACTCCCAAGAGTCATATACAGTCCCTGTCGAACAACTTCGTGTCAGGCGGTATTGCGTATCAACCATAG